One window of Nostoc sp. NIES-3756 genomic DNA carries:
- a CDS encoding UvrD-helicase domain-containing protein, translating to MARGNPNPKTQHLPKQKTNWNNLPTEVSRYPKIFSQQILGYARALDGQCSPFESIIPLLDKLTADELEQIRLAIECLSSKELVQPGDNGYGNLTEPLPQIQQASGKETNSPVADATYSLLPHTDTISAPSYSEEQHSSPQESSPPVVLDSPTPETEIAVYTASSEVRQYQSVTDLSNCQAEQLRSRFGFVPSRFQLGIIDWVINQKGNGCCNAVAGSGKSTTLSIVAKALWEIGLKPHEIKICVFGKDNSTHLIKKFGPLWKSSISTLHSAAFSLIRRELNVQHSEEIVVAKYKYQRIAQSLNLIPKRGLKIGRLWAEGIISNDDDFLKLIDLVRLSHQQPTAEIVQEIASHHDIDSVQQPQLVAKWIAYCLTLGEEMAIKQKKLDYTDQIWLAVKWRLHERPWFKPYKFVLVDECQDLNPLQLSLVLMLVGLEGRILAVGDPRQAIMGFAGADNQSYNNIVSLTRAVELPLSICYRCPRSHIALVKKIFPRIPIEPAPDAIEGVIHQIEKKGIENFLKNSDVIISRKTAPLVSLCIKLIGLGMKATVKGRDVGDSLKKELDLIAKMPGYSFNFFNDTVAHYQEIKLQRYRDLDNEEELRQKLVDKIEAILAIYQSHAQATSIEDLKTYIDEIFSDENSPITLSTIHKFKGGEAERVFIYQPEDVPMKWRNQLAWQEEQEKNLLYVALTRSKSELFIVGEPDWYNPTKEKNDEAKKK from the coding sequence ATGGCTAGAGGCAATCCAAATCCTAAAACACAGCATTTGCCCAAGCAGAAAACTAATTGGAATAATCTGCCTACAGAAGTTAGCAGATATCCTAAGATTTTCTCCCAACAAATTTTAGGATATGCACGAGCGCTTGATGGTCAATGCAGCCCATTTGAGTCGATTATTCCTCTATTAGATAAACTAACTGCGGATGAACTCGAACAAATCAGATTAGCTATTGAATGCTTATCTAGCAAAGAATTAGTACAGCCGGGTGACAATGGCTATGGCAATTTAACTGAACCTTTGCCCCAGATACAACAAGCATCTGGAAAGGAGACAAATTCACCTGTCGCAGACGCTACGTATAGCTTGCTACCCCATACTGATACGATTTCTGCCCCATCCTACAGTGAAGAACAGCACTCCTCACCACAAGAGAGTTCCCCTCCTGTAGTGCTGGACTCACCAACACCAGAAACTGAAATTGCCGTGTACACAGCAAGTAGTGAAGTGAGACAGTACCAATCTGTAACAGATTTGAGCAATTGTCAAGCAGAACAACTGCGCTCAAGGTTTGGTTTTGTTCCTTCGAGATTTCAATTAGGAATTATTGACTGGGTTATTAACCAAAAAGGTAACGGCTGCTGTAATGCTGTCGCCGGTTCTGGTAAAAGTACCACACTTTCTATTGTTGCTAAGGCTCTTTGGGAGATAGGGTTAAAACCTCATGAAATTAAGATTTGTGTTTTTGGTAAGGATAACTCAACCCATTTAATTAAGAAGTTTGGCCCCCTGTGGAAAAGTTCAATTAGTACGCTTCATAGTGCTGCATTTAGCTTGATTAGAAGAGAGCTTAATGTGCAACATAGTGAAGAGATAGTCGTTGCCAAGTATAAGTATCAACGTATTGCTCAAAGTCTAAACTTAATTCCTAAGCGTGGACTGAAAATAGGTAGACTGTGGGCAGAAGGGATAATCAGCAATGATGATGATTTTCTCAAGCTGATTGATTTAGTAAGACTCTCGCATCAACAACCAACAGCAGAAATTGTTCAAGAAATCGCTTCACATCACGACATTGACAGTGTACAACAACCCCAGCTAGTAGCTAAATGGATTGCTTATTGCCTTACTCTCGGTGAGGAAATGGCAATTAAGCAAAAAAAGCTGGATTACACGGATCAAATTTGGCTGGCTGTTAAGTGGAGATTGCACGAGCGCCCTTGGTTTAAGCCTTACAAATTTGTCCTGGTTGATGAATGTCAGGATTTGAATCCTTTGCAATTAAGCCTAGTTCTCATGCTTGTGGGACTTGAGGGGCGCATACTTGCAGTTGGAGATCCCAGACAAGCCATCATGGGATTTGCTGGAGCCGATAACCAAAGCTACAACAACATTGTCAGCCTTACCAGAGCGGTAGAACTCCCTTTATCGATTTGCTACCGTTGTCCGAGGTCGCATATCGCCCTGGTTAAAAAGATTTTTCCTCGCATCCCCATTGAACCAGCCCCAGATGCTATTGAGGGAGTAATTCATCAAATTGAAAAAAAAGGTATTGAAAATTTTCTCAAAAACTCTGATGTAATCATTAGCCGAAAAACTGCTCCATTGGTTAGCTTGTGTATTAAGTTAATTGGGCTGGGAATGAAAGCTACTGTTAAGGGTCGTGATGTAGGCGATTCTCTGAAGAAAGAACTCGATTTGATAGCCAAAATGCCCGGCTACAGCTTTAATTTTTTCAACGATACTGTTGCACATTATCAAGAAATTAAACTGCAACGTTATCGTGATTTGGATAATGAGGAGGAATTAAGACAGAAATTGGTAGATAAAATAGAAGCAATTTTAGCTATTTACCAGTCTCACGCACAAGCTACAAGTATTGAAGATTTAAAAACTTATATTGATGAAATATTCAGTGATGAAAATTCACCCATCACTTTATCTACTATCCACAAGTTTAAAGGAGGTGAGGCAGAGAGAGTCTTTATTTATCAACCTGAAGATGTGCCTATGAAATGGAGAAATCAACTTGCTTGGCAGGAGGAGCAAGAGAAAAATCTACTATATGTTGCTTTAACTCGCAGTAAATCAGAGTTGTTTATTGTTGGTGAGCCAGATTGGTATAATCCAACAAAAGAAAAAAATGATGAAGCTAAAAAAAAGTAA